From Vitis vinifera cultivar Pinot Noir 40024 chromosome 3, ASM3070453v1, the proteins below share one genomic window:
- the LOC100257152 gene encoding aureusidin synthase — protein sequence MEVGCGLLNREARRWGFGVTLTLMLCLSMRVYIHGVSEDQYAFMGDLKNMILGISVGEISPQHHDVDAKKHAKNVVSPNLTTCHESVPRPGLSVYCCPPKPESEEPFIDFQFPDPSSPLRLRRAAHLVDDDYIAKYRNAVSIMKSLPYDDPRSFLSQANLHCIYCTGAYKQKNSDIPLHVHRSWLFFPWHRMMLYFHERILGSLIGDDSFALPFWNWDNPDGMVIPEMYVTGSLVDTDRENSHLPPQVVDLNYNLQEKGLGPEEQIKINMALMYTQMVSGAKTTELFMGCPYKGGEGGFCEGPGTIELAPHNTLHDWTGTGLNPGREDMGSFYSAGRDPIFYGHHGNVDRLWEVWRRLQWEYYNSEITDTEWLDSYFFFHDEKRQLVRIKFQDVVNITRLRYAYEEVELPWLNARPRPSVPPKIARDILKMRDLDHENNQELPSSPFLSADFGPHGRTLDTTIRVKVHRPKKHRSKKQKDFKEEEVMVVYGIEVKEDSYVKFDVYVNAVDETLMVGPEFREFAGTFVNIPIGVWPVMRRKSNLKLGISELLQDLEADEDESIWVTLIPRAEDCMNVTIDGIRIEYIE from the coding sequence GGATCTCAAGAACATGATTCTGGGCATATCAGTCGGAGAAATTTCCCCACAACACCATGATGTTGATGCAAAGAAACATGCAAAGAATGTTGTTTCTCCTAACTTAACAACGTGCCATGAATCTGTTCCTCGGCCTGGTCTCTCCGTGTACTGCTGCCCTCCAAAACCCGAATCAGAAGAGCCCTTCATCGATTTCCAGTTCCCCGATCCCTCCTCGCCTTTACGTCTGCGCCGGGCGGCCCATCTCGTTGATGATGACTACATAGCTAAGTACAGAAACGCCGTATCAATAATGAAATCCCTTCCTTATGATGATCCAAGGAGCTTCCTTAGCCAAGCGAACCTCCATTGTATTTACTGCACCGGCGCCTATAAGCAGAAAAACTCAGATATTCCTCTTCATGTCCACAGATCATGGCTGTTCTTTCCCTGGCACAGAATGATGCTCTACTTCCATGAGCGAATCCTCGGGAGTCTGATCGGAGATGACAGTTTTGCTTTGCCGTTTTGGAACTGGGACAACCCTGATGGCATGGTGATCCCTGAAATGTACGTGACTGGTTCATTAGTTGATACTGATCGGGAAAATTCTCATCTTCCACCCCAAGTTGTGGACTTGAACTACAATTTACAGGAGAAAGGATTGGGACCTGAGGAGCAGATAAAGATCAACATGGCGCTGATGTATACCCAAATGGTATCAGGTGCGAAGACGACTGAACTCTTCATGGGTTGTCCTTATAAGGGAGGTGAGGGAGGCTTCTGTGAAGGACCCGGCACCATAGAGCTTGCACCTCATAATACATTACACGATTGGACCGGTACCGGTTTGAATCCTGGAAGGGAGGACATGGGCTCATTCTACTCTGCTGGAAGGGACCCCATCTTCTATGGACACCATGGGAATGTAGACCGTCTTTGGGAAGTTTGGAGGAGGCTCCAATGGGAGTACTACAATTCAGAGATCACTGACACTGAATGGCTAGATTCTTACTTTTTCTTCCATGATGAGAAAAGGCAGCTTGTGAGGATCAAATTCCAGGATGTTGTCAACATAACAAGGCTCAGGTATGCTTATGAGGAGGTCGAGCTGCCATGGCTCAACGCCCGTCCTCGGCCTTCAGTCCCTCCCAAGATTGCCCGTGACATACTAAAAATGAGAGACCTTGATCATGAGAACAACCAGGAACTTCCAAGCAGCCCCTTTTTATCAGCAGACTTTGGACCCCATGGTCGAACTCTGGACACCACCATAAGGGTAAAGGTCCATAGGCCAAAGAAGCATAGGAGCAAGAAACAGAAAGATTTCAAAGAAGAAGAGGTCATGGTTGTGTATGGAATTGAGGTCAAGGAGGACAGTTATGTTAAGTTTGATGTGTATGTGAATGCAGTTGATGAGACATTAATGGTTGGTCCAGAGTTCAGAGAGTTTGCAGGGACCTTTGTTAACATTCCTATTGGTGTTTGGCCAGTAATGAGGAGGAAGAGTAATCTTAAATTGGGGATCTCAGAATTATTACAAGACTTGGAGGCAGATGAAGATGAGAGCATCTGGGTAACCTTGATACCAAGAGCTGAAGACTGTATGAATGTAACCATTGATGGGATTAGGATTGAATACATTGAATAA